In Gimesia benthica, a single window of DNA contains:
- a CDS encoding MBL fold metallo-hydrolase — protein MPYFICTTCGTQFNKSDQPSAECKICTDERQYVGWNGQQWTTFADLQESHRNVIRLKEAGLYGIGMEPSFAIGQRALLIVRPEGNILWDCIPLIDDGLMEMIEGIGGISAIAISHPHYYTSMVEWSRAFDCPIYLHKDDREWVMRSDPSIQFWDGETKEISNDLTLIRCGGHFDGGTVLHWSEGAAGEGVLLTGDILQVVQDRRWVSFMYSYPNLIPLPASVVRRIADTVEPFCFSRIYGAFWGKIVATDAKAAVQRSAERYIKSLE, from the coding sequence ATGCCCTACTTCATCTGCACAACTTGCGGAACGCAATTCAATAAATCCGACCAACCATCTGCCGAATGCAAGATTTGTACTGATGAGCGGCAGTATGTTGGCTGGAATGGGCAACAATGGACGACTTTTGCTGATCTTCAAGAATCGCATCGAAACGTCATTCGGCTTAAAGAAGCTGGTCTCTATGGGATCGGAATGGAACCATCCTTTGCCATTGGTCAACGGGCACTCCTCATTGTCCGTCCGGAAGGAAATATCCTCTGGGACTGCATTCCCCTCATTGATGATGGCCTCATGGAAATGATCGAAGGCATTGGTGGTATTTCAGCCATCGCCATTTCACATCCGCACTACTACACGAGTATGGTGGAATGGAGCCGGGCATTTGATTGTCCGATCTATTTGCACAAGGACGACCGGGAGTGGGTGATGCGGTCTGATCCGTCTATCCAGTTTTGGGATGGTGAAACGAAGGAGATCAGCAATGATCTGACGTTGATTCGGTGCGGAGGACACTTTGACGGGGGCACGGTCCTGCACTGGTCAGAAGGTGCCGCTGGAGAGGGGGTACTTCTTACCGGCGATATTCTGCAAGTGGTTCAGGATCGACGCTGGGTAAGCTTTATGTACTCTTACCCCAATCTGATCCCACTGCCAGCATCGGTAGTTCGGCGAATTGCTGACACCGTCGAACCGTTCTGTTTCTCTCGTATTTACGGAGCCTTCTGGGGAAAGATTGTTGCCACAGATGCAAAAGCGGCTGTCCAGAGATCAGCAGAACGGTACATCAAATCTCTGGAATAA
- a CDS encoding CIA30 family protein, translating to MKRTIIFASMFFLIATVSKADERNLFTFDKPGSAQPWQTVNDGVMGGRSDGRFKINDDKNMEFFGTLSLENNGGFASVRVRGGNLTLKKDDVIVVRVKGDGREYKFNVYDQPNLNGFSYRQSFKTKNNEWIEVELPVRNFVATWRGRFFPNQKLDPSNVAGLGFLLGDKKAGPFKLEVEWIKVKKTEE from the coding sequence ATGAAACGAACAATCATTTTCGCCTCCATGTTCTTCTTGATAGCCACTGTATCCAAGGCTGACGAACGTAATCTCTTCACCTTTGACAAGCCTGGATCTGCTCAACCATGGCAGACGGTCAATGACGGCGTGATGGGTGGACGGTCCGATGGTCGCTTCAAAATCAACGACGACAAAAACATGGAGTTCTTCGGCACATTGTCGCTGGAGAACAATGGTGGCTTTGCCTCAGTGAGAGTCAGGGGCGGCAACCTTACATTGAAGAAAGACGACGTGATCGTGGTCAGAGTTAAAGGTGATGGCCGAGAGTACAAATTCAATGTCTATGATCAACCGAACCTCAACGGCTTTTCCTATCGGCAGTCTTTTAAAACTAAAAATAATGAATGGATTGAAGTCGAGTTGCCGGTCAGGAACTTCGTGGCGACCTGGAGAGGCCGGTTTTTCCCCAACCAGAAACTCGATCCCAGTAATGTGGCTGGACTGGGATTTCTACTGGGGGATAAGAAAGCTGGCCCTTTCAAGCTGGAAGTCGAGTGGATAAAGGTGAAGAAAACCGAAGAGTAA
- a CDS encoding DUF416 family protein yields MNKTINDMDDQYEFMTKQLRMLRHFERCLFAVWCADRLLISHADHLIKNLSQSDLRTLQDILNDIWDSLLNGVIPEKDQLNALDMDFMEVDDGWADPMRDVDPIISIVQQSIGMCILCCRRNDVGLSQDVAQSVIDGLDCKLEKDDPGYTPETLFEHPQIQYELETQLAMIKNLKGEYELVPNLRTMFR; encoded by the coding sequence ATGAATAAGACGATCAATGACATGGACGACCAATATGAATTCATGACGAAGCAACTCCGTATGCTCCGTCATTTTGAACGATGTTTGTTTGCAGTTTGGTGTGCCGACCGCCTGTTAATATCACACGCCGATCACCTCATTAAGAATCTGTCACAATCTGATCTGCGAACATTACAGGACATCCTGAACGATATCTGGGATTCATTGTTGAATGGTGTGATCCCTGAAAAGGATCAACTGAATGCCCTCGACATGGACTTCATGGAAGTCGATGACGGATGGGCCGATCCCATGCGAGATGTTGATCCCATTATATCCATAGTGCAACAGAGCATCGGGATGTGTATTCTCTGCTGTCGCAGAAACGATGTGGGATTGTCCCAGGATGTTGCTCAGTCAGTGATTGATGGCCTTGACTGCAAGCTTGAAAAAGATGATCCCGGTTATACACCGGAAACCCTGTTCGAGCATCCTCAGATTCAGTACGAACTTGAAACTCAGTTGGCCATGATAAAGAACCTGAAGGGTGAGTATGAACTGGTTCCGAACCTGAGGACTATGTTTCGGTGA
- a CDS encoding DoxX family protein has translation MRQVKSISKFLLATFMIVAGTMHFANPAFFLKIMPPYLPFHEELVLVSGVFEILLGALLLIPKYSHLAAWGIIALLIAVFPANIYLYQNQEILPASPTIHLLRLPLQGVFVLWAFWYTRSRNYASKGTDQDDS, from the coding sequence ATGCGTCAGGTGAAATCAATCTCAAAGTTCCTTCTCGCGACCTTCATGATCGTGGCTGGCACGATGCACTTTGCGAATCCAGCATTCTTTCTGAAAATAATGCCACCCTATCTTCCGTTTCATGAAGAACTGGTTCTGGTCAGTGGCGTTTTTGAGATCCTGCTGGGGGCTCTGCTGCTGATACCGAAATATTCACATCTGGCAGCCTGGGGGATCATAGCCCTGTTGATTGCTGTGTTTCCTGCCAACATCTACCTCTACCAGAACCAGGAGATCCTACCGGCTTCACCCACCATTCACCTGCTGCGACTGCCGTTGCAGGGGGTATTTGTGCTGTGGGCGTTCTGGTATACACGGTCTCGAAATTATGCCAGTAAAGGCACTGATCAGGATGATTCCTGA
- a CDS encoding PrsW family glutamic-type intramembrane protease: MSQEHNSPQFSQVDYTTLKQQFSDMLLAPDSPVANEAAFKRDRESYFDLLEQRKKTQEQITLLKSETKNVSEAENAAKEAESQLQVKRKQLLELATTLGKTAFKGLQSGDIADDLRFNPRKELESRIEALRRQKDSVTSENPAGVLEQTALKAKQLKLTGQIKAEEFRIKTVNQELGKALLSAKAEETVRCSETEKVLEKINRLRERIAKAKDKHQKSELNYKNTQERAAEQLGVDSVSTAISLQAELKQKESELRSIEIQIEDLQDEVAVKALDYEWLRDNPALKEILERLTQLKKESTPRKISVWPLAAVVITGHLFASFGSEPLNLSHFGILVLYLATGLGGLGLLAYYKPDLVAGERRYKSLLLLFSYSIISVICILLFQELAEYALNNWSDRQKWARGRLILFDLPRIFLVAVGTAYQDTFSIMQGTGVPESFSVYFRNHMLSIGLCEELIKLSPALIAFAAHTGSWRSRSQEFNSRLVYLAMIGGLAFGLGEAVYYHFTMYAPMQVGWGLYAIRFLSLVTIHAVWAGISGWILAHVTGGWIRSAFTTAAHGWGPVGGCLLIAATVGVSDVLHTSHNLSNDPLWMLTWDVISLVIFAWLIRCSNVSQLVPDQARRLWRRGFSTAEIAAVAASMKNRVVEDIDNSPQANTVTQTTTEVSEATPNASSEPELWNPNAAGFWSLLLTPIFGAWLHAKNWTNLNETERSKKSFKWVYGSIGVVVLTLILPDLISNLAFGALLVAWWMKSGNEQYKYVKENHPDYQKKKWGTPLSIAGLTVIGVFILFGALELDRIESQKEEILVGQWAEEFVANADELSITSAETGHQLSRMSMKGVAIYSNDRKSRHEFEWLRSGKAADGSRFRYILQITLIGQWSFDGENLTEYVDKLKIIPADNATKIAFERSSKGLENLKKLYTDRPFSYAVNIISSDQLEFVDQDTGIIKQLRRLHGE, from the coding sequence ATGAGCCAAGAACATAATTCCCCTCAATTCTCGCAAGTTGATTATACAACCCTGAAACAACAGTTTTCAGACATGCTGCTGGCCCCAGACTCCCCGGTGGCAAATGAGGCAGCATTCAAACGAGATCGGGAAAGTTACTTTGACCTACTTGAACAGCGTAAGAAAACCCAGGAACAGATAACGCTACTTAAGTCAGAGACTAAAAATGTTAGTGAAGCTGAGAACGCAGCCAAAGAAGCTGAGTCTCAATTACAGGTTAAACGGAAGCAACTGCTTGAACTAGCCACAACACTGGGTAAAACGGCTTTTAAGGGCCTGCAATCAGGTGATATCGCCGATGACCTCCGATTCAATCCCCGAAAGGAACTTGAATCACGAATTGAAGCACTGCGGAGACAGAAAGATTCAGTGACTTCGGAAAATCCAGCTGGGGTTCTTGAGCAAACCGCACTTAAAGCCAAGCAGTTGAAACTGACTGGTCAGATAAAGGCGGAAGAGTTCAGAATTAAGACGGTCAATCAGGAACTTGGTAAGGCTCTTCTCTCCGCGAAAGCGGAGGAGACAGTCCGTTGTAGTGAGACTGAAAAAGTTTTAGAAAAAATAAATCGACTGCGAGAGCGTATTGCAAAAGCCAAAGACAAACATCAGAAGTCTGAATTAAATTATAAAAACACCCAAGAGCGAGCTGCTGAACAACTCGGAGTGGACTCTGTTTCTACCGCCATCTCGCTACAAGCCGAACTCAAACAGAAAGAATCTGAACTTCGCTCCATCGAAATACAAATCGAAGATCTTCAGGACGAAGTCGCTGTGAAAGCTCTTGATTACGAATGGCTTCGCGACAATCCTGCTCTCAAAGAGATACTGGAACGACTCACTCAACTGAAAAAAGAGTCGACTCCCCGTAAAATATCCGTGTGGCCCCTCGCAGCTGTTGTCATCACAGGACATCTGTTTGCGAGTTTTGGCAGCGAACCTTTGAACTTGAGTCACTTTGGAATTTTGGTTCTCTACCTGGCTACTGGCCTTGGTGGACTGGGACTGCTCGCATATTACAAACCTGATTTAGTAGCTGGTGAGCGTCGTTACAAATCTCTCCTTCTACTTTTTTCATATTCAATCATCAGTGTAATCTGCATATTGTTATTTCAGGAGTTGGCAGAATATGCACTCAATAACTGGTCTGATCGGCAGAAATGGGCCAGGGGCCGTCTGATACTCTTCGATTTACCTCGGATATTTCTCGTGGCTGTGGGGACAGCCTATCAAGACACGTTCTCTATAATGCAAGGAACAGGCGTCCCGGAATCATTTTCGGTTTATTTCCGAAATCACATGTTGAGCATTGGTCTTTGCGAAGAACTTATCAAGTTGTCTCCAGCTTTAATTGCCTTTGCTGCACACACAGGTAGTTGGCGTTCCCGAAGCCAGGAATTTAACTCGCGATTAGTCTACCTTGCCATGATCGGGGGACTTGCATTTGGGCTTGGGGAAGCGGTGTACTATCACTTCACAATGTACGCTCCGATGCAGGTAGGCTGGGGCCTTTACGCTATACGCTTCCTCAGCCTGGTAACCATCCACGCCGTCTGGGCCGGAATCTCAGGCTGGATCCTGGCACACGTCACAGGCGGATGGATTCGCTCCGCTTTTACGACCGCAGCTCATGGATGGGGACCAGTTGGAGGATGTTTGCTGATTGCAGCGACAGTTGGAGTATCCGATGTTCTGCATACAAGTCATAACCTATCGAATGATCCCCTTTGGATGCTGACATGGGATGTAATCAGCTTAGTCATATTTGCCTGGTTAATTCGCTGCTCGAATGTGTCACAACTGGTTCCGGATCAAGCCAGGAGGCTCTGGAGGCGGGGCTTCAGCACTGCAGAAATAGCCGCGGTGGCTGCCAGTATGAAGAATCGTGTTGTGGAAGACATTGACAATTCGCCCCAGGCAAACACTGTTACTCAGACAACCACAGAAGTAAGTGAGGCTACCCCAAATGCGTCCAGTGAACCAGAATTGTGGAATCCGAATGCAGCTGGTTTCTGGTCGCTATTACTAACCCCCATATTCGGTGCCTGGTTGCATGCAAAGAACTGGACCAACTTGAATGAAACGGAAAGATCTAAAAAATCTTTTAAATGGGTTTACGGTAGCATCGGAGTGGTAGTACTGACCTTGATCCTGCCTGACTTGATATCAAATCTTGCCTTCGGTGCATTGCTGGTTGCCTGGTGGATGAAATCAGGAAATGAGCAGTACAAATATGTAAAAGAAAATCACCCTGATTATCAAAAGAAAAAATGGGGGACGCCACTGTCGATCGCTGGCCTCACCGTAATTGGCGTTTTTATTCTATTCGGTGCACTTGAGCTAGACAGAATTGAAAGTCAGAAGGAAGAAATACTTGTCGGACAGTGGGCGGAGGAATTCGTGGCCAATGCAGACGAACTTTCCATAACTTCTGCAGAAACAGGTCACCAATTATCACGAATGTCTATGAAGGGAGTGGCAATCTATTCAAATGACCGGAAAAGTAGGCATGAGTTCGAGTGGCTCAGGAGTGGAAAAGCAGCTGATGGCTCTCGTTTCCGGTATATTCTCCAGATTACGCTGATCGGACAGTGGTCGTTTGATGGTGAAAATTTAACTGAATACGTGGATAAGTTAAAAATTATCCCAGCAGATAACGCGACCAAGATCGCCTTTGAGCGATCGTCAAAAGGATTAGAAAATCTTAAGAAACTATATACAGACCGTCCCTTTTCTTATGCCGTCAACATTATTAGTAGCGATCAACTTGAGTTCGTCGATCAAGATACAGGGATTATCAAACAGTTGCGACGACTTCACGGGGAGTGA